A DNA window from Gorilla gorilla gorilla isolate KB3781 chromosome 6, NHGRI_mGorGor1-v2.1_pri, whole genome shotgun sequence contains the following coding sequences:
- the TAS2R3 gene encoding taste receptor type 2 member 3, producing the protein MGLTEGVFLILSGTQFTLGILVNCFIELVNGSSWFKTKRMSLSDFIITTLALLRIILLCIILTDSFLIEFSPNTHDSGIIMQIIDVSWTFTNHLSIWLATCLGVLYCLKIASFSHPTFLWLKWRVSRVMVWMLLGALLLSCGSTASLINEFKLYSVFRGIEATRNVTEHFRKKRSEYYLIHVLGTLWYLPPLIVSLASYSLLIFSLGRHTRQMLQNGTSSRDPTTEAHKRAIRIILSFFFLFLLYFLAFLIASFGNFLPKTKMAKMIGEVMTMFYPAGHSFILILGNSKLKQTFVVMLRCESGHLKPGSKGPIFS; encoded by the coding sequence ATGGGACTCACCGAGGGGGTGTTCCTGATTCTGTCTGGCACTCAGTTCACACTGGGAATTCTGGTCAATTGTTTCATTGAGTTGGTCAATGGTAGCAGCTGGTTCAAGACCAAGAGAATGTCTTTGTCTGACTTCATCATCACCACCCTGGCACTCTTGAGGATCATTCTGCTGTGTATTATCTTGACTGATAGTTTTTTAATAGAATTCTCTCCCAACACACATGATTCAGGGATAATAATGCAAATTATTGATGTTTCCTGGACATTTACAAACCATCTGAGCATTTGGCTTGCCACCTGTCTTGGTGTCCTCTACTGCCTGAAAATCGCCAGTTTCTCTCACCCCACATTCCTCTGGCTCAAGTGGAGAGTTTCTAGGGTGATGGTATGGATGCTGTTGGGTGCACTGCTCTTATCCTGTGGTAGTACCGCATCTCTGATCAATGAGTTTAAGCTCTATTCTGTCTTTAGGGGAATTGAGGCCACCAGGAATGTGACTGAACACTTCAGAAAGAAGAGGAGTGAGTATTATCTGATCCATGTTCTTGGGACTCTGTGGTACCTGCCTCCCTTAATTGTGTCCCTGGCCTCCTACTCTTTGCTCATCTTCTCCCTGGGGAGGCACACACGGCAGATGCTGCAAAATGGGACAAGCTCCAGAGATCCAACCACTGAGGCCCACAAGAGGGCCATCAGAATcatcctttccttcttctttctcttcttactttactttcttgctttcttaATTGCATCATTTGGTAATTTCCTACCAAAAACCAAGATGGCTAAGATGATTGGCGAAGTAATGACAATGTTTTATCCTGCTGGCCACTCATTTATTCTCATTCTGGGGAACAGTAAGCTGAAGCAGACATTTGTAGTGATGCTCCGGTGTGAGTCTGGTCATCTGAAGCCTGGATCCAAGGGACCCATTTTCTCTTAG
- the TAS2R4 gene encoding taste receptor type 2 member 4 encodes MLRLFYFSAVIASVILNFVGIIMNLFITVVNCKTWVKSHRISSSDRILFSLGITRFLMLGLFLVNTIYFVSSNMERSVYLSAFFVLCFMFLDSSSLWFVTLLNILYCVKITNFQHSVFLLLKRSISPKIPRLLLAFVLISAFTTCLYITLSQASPFPELVTTRNNTSFNISEGILSLVVSLVLNSSLQFIINVTSASLLIHSLRRHIQKMQKNATGFWNPQMEAHVGAMKLMVYFLILYIPYSVATLVQYLPFYAGMDMGTKSICLIFATLYSPGHSVLIIITHPKLKTTAKKILCFKK; translated from the coding sequence ATGCTTCGGTTATTCTATTTCTCCGCTGTTATTGcctcagttattttaaattttgtaggaATCATTATGAATCTGTTTATTACAGTGGTCAATTGCAAAACTTGGGTCAAAAGCCATAGAATCTCCTCTTCTGATAGGATTCTGTTCAGCCTGGGCATCACCAGGTTTCTTATGCTGGGACTATTTCTGGTGAACACCATCTACTTCGTCTCTTCAAATATGGAAAGGTCAGTCTACCTGTCTGctttttttgtgttgtgtttCATGTTTTTGGACTCGAGCAGTCTCTGGTTTGTGACCTTGCTCAATATCTTGTACTGTGTGAAGATTACTAACTTCCAACACTCAGTGTTTCTCCTGCTGAAGCGGAGTATCTCCCCAAAGATCCCCAGGCTGCTGCTGGCCTTTGTGCTGATTTCTGCTTTCACCACTTGCCTGTACATCACGCTTAGCCAGGCATCACCTTTTCCTGAACTTGTGACTACGAGAAATAACACATCATTTAATATCAGTGAGGGCATCTTGTCTTTAGTGGTTTCTTTGGTCTTGAACTCATCTCTCCAGTTCATCATTAATGTGACTTCTGCTTCCTTGCTAATACACTCCTTGAGGAGACATATACAGAAGATGCAGAAAAATGCCACTGGTTTCTGGAATCCCCAGATGGAAGCTCATGTAGGTGCTATGAAGCTGATGGTCTATTTCCTCATCCTCTACATTCCATATTCAGTTGCTACCCTGGTCCAGTATCTCCCCTTTTATGCAGGGATGGATATGGGGACCAAATCCATTTGTCTGATTTTTGCCACCCTTTACTCTCCAGGACATTCTGTTCTCATTATTATCACACATCCTAAACTGAAAACAACAGCAAAGAAGattctttgtttcaaaaaatag